In Miscanthus floridulus cultivar M001 chromosome 5, ASM1932011v1, whole genome shotgun sequence, one genomic interval encodes:
- the LOC136452015 gene encoding auxin-responsive protein IAA4-like: MAECKDSGRSPSSSMDSSTHPVLSTTSSGCRPAARRDDLSTDLQLGLSLSPASSLLVAESKSIPSTPRNQVLPDWPPIKPFLRSALTASARRRRTLFVKVYMEGVPIGRKLDLLLLDGYDSLLAKLRHMFKASITYADVMEYHQRLPHEKAAHVLTYEDQDGDWMMVGDVPWELFLGSVKKLRIARTDKC, from the exons ATGGCGGAGTGCAAGGACAGCGGCCGGTCTCCGTCGTCGTCCATGGACAGCAGCACCCACCCGGTGCTCTCCACCACGTCATCGGGCTGCCGGCCGGCGGCGAGGAGGGACGACCTCAGCACCGACCTTCAGCTAGGGCTCAGCCTGTCGCCGGCGTCCTCCCTCCTGGTAGCGGAGAGCAAGAGCATCCCTTCTACGCCAAG GAACCAAGTACTCCCGGATTGGCCCCCGATCAAACCCTTCCTTAGAAGCGCCTTGACAGCTTCGGCACGTCGACGGCGAACATTGTTCGTGAAGGTGTACATGGAAGGCGTTCCAATCGGTCGGAAGCTGGACTTGCTCTTGCTGGATGGGTACGACAGCCTCCTTGCAAAACTTCGCCACATGTTCAAGGCCTCCATCACTT ATGCTGATGTTATGGAGTACCATCAACGACTTCCTCACGAGAAGGCTGCACATGTTCTCACCTATGAAGACCAGGATGGAGACTGGATGATGGTTGGGGATGTGCCGTGGGA GCTCTTCCTGGGAAGTGTAAAGAAACTGAGGATTGCAAGAACAGATAAATGCTAG